ctgctgtctgggactGAAAGCATGATTTCTTTTCCAAGATATTTCCAAGATGTGTGGTATTGAGATCTGGTTTGGATACATGGGTTGGGTTTTGTTCTCCCTGTTTTAATAGTGAATGAATGACAATCTTCTGTATTATTATATTTGTATAATTGAATACCAGCATTCAGATAGTCTCAGTATTGGAGGAAATGAGTCTGATCCAGGTGTGATTTGTAGGTTCAGGTGCATGATATGGTCATAATAGATGACTAGTTGACTTTGGCGATGTTTAGATAGATCAATTAAGTGATATTTGATTGTTGGTGTGTACTATAATGTTTATGTGACATTTGCCCTGGAGCCATGAGGCAGATTCACTAAACGGTTGCACCAATTTTGTGCATTTGGTCTTGTTTAGTTATGCTATTACCTAAGTTTTGTATTTTCTTAAGCGAATTGACTGCAGAAGGAATACAGCTAGATTCTGCAAAAATAGACAACGCATGACAGGCGCTTTTAGTTTTTTGTGAATTTTCCCCAAATGTGTCCATCAGCTGGCCTGCAGTTAACTTTTTATACCTTTTTATGTACAATGCTTTAATGGAGCACTCCAGTTTTTTAAGCAAATGCGAAGGTTTTCACATTGATTGCCTTGTTGTATTTCCTGAAATACATCTCAGTCTTTATTCGCCATCCCTTTTCAAACGACAGGAATCCATTGATACTGCAACCCTCAAAAGCTTTACGCTAGCTCAAGAGGACATGATCGTGTGGTATTACTCTTCACAAAACTTTTTCGTCATCTTTGTTGTTACATTCAGAGCTGGTTTTTGTTGTGTATATATTGGTGTACCTGTATGTATATAACTCTTATTGAGGGAGGGAGGTACTATAAGGAGGGAATGTTTCTTTTACATAAGTTAGTGATGAAGAGGAGATTTTTGCATCCATCAGAAAACTTCAATGATTGTTTAACCTGCACATGCAGGTATAGTGGCCTTGTGGCATGGAAATGTTTCGCACCGTGCCTGGTTCAGCTTTACATTAAGTCATTGAATTTTCTGTGGATTTGTGCCACTTCAAAGAATTTCGCAATTTGTTTAGCTGAGACCGGTTAGCCAAAAGGCTGAATGTCATAAATCATTTGCCTTGTTtttggtttttaaaacattttgttggAGTTAGGGCTTGGGCGGTATATCcagtttatgtatttttttcttgtggGATACGGGATAAGACAATACCGTCTATGTCAGTGTGGCCTGATATGACCATCCTTTGCAACAGATGCTCTGCCCGAAATCTATACTGAGATCAATTGTAAGTTTGCCACCAGCTCACGTCGTGCACATTTATCCCAAAATTACCAAGATGAGATTTTTGGTCGCCCAGCCCTAATTGAAGTAGGTGATTTTGGTTTTGAAAACAGATGGTGCTTCCCagtttgacaaataaaatgatAGCAATGGCTTTTGTCAATGTAGTGATCACAACTGAGGAGAGACTGCTGTTTATATCCAAGAGCTGATTTCCAAGACAGATGCGATTCCCAACATCGAGTGAAAAAATATCCATTTTGATTCTTTTCCAGTGGTTGTATCTACAGTACATTTAGAGGAAATATCAGGCTTGACTACATCTCTGGACTTCCAAATGCTTTGCATTTTCGGGCCGTTTCATCAAATTACCATCACGTAAAGCTCATTTTCCATATTAGCTTTTTTGATAAGAATGATGGAAATACAAAACCACAATAATTATGAAGATGATCCTGATTATGCAAATgataaaatatgttaaatattaaaaaggCAAACCCCTTTCTTTCTTGTGACAAAGTTTGAGCCAATCTGTCTCTTATGCATTCCTGTTAATGGGCAGATTTTCgaaaataaagaaacattttaaaagcattcTTGTGATTTTTTGCTTTGTGATATACTTGTTCGCCCATTttgttttatgatattttgtttgtttcagttaataacacattttagacCTAAATGAGATAAAACAAACTGTGAAAGCTCTTTGATTCTATGCAAGGGTCCTATATTTAGATTACAAAGATGAACGTATGTACACTTGAAGTTTGGATCAGTAAACAAACAACATATCAGCTGAAATTGTCCTTGAATTGTGTTTATGTTCTTTATTGAttacatctgtgtgtgtgttaaagagAGAGAACGAGTCATAGAGGTTATTTGGCAGTGGACCCTATACCTCATAGAGAGAGCCAATGACTTTCGGACGCAGTGAAGCTGCTTGTTTTTTCACTCTTCAAATAAATAACTCACTAGGATAAAGTCTTTGTTCTGtcttacacacatacacatcttCAGCTATCCAACTATGTTAGCTGTGCAGACTTGTTAGTAGGTCAACACATCCATTTCTGACTAATACTTAATTCTCAAAGTATGACTACAAGAAGACACAACATCCAGTTCTGCAGTTGTATTAAAGACAGCACATCATCTATATCACAAGCTGATCGGATAGAGAAATCAAATCTTTCATTCAAATCAAACTAAAAGTGACAATCGAGACACATGGTCTTCAAGAGGTTTTTTCCTTGATGTAAACTTTTAAGCGTTGCAGTGGTTCTCATGGCAACATTTCCAGCCTTTCCTTTCACAGAATTCCAAGCTTACACAGCCTTTTTCTCCAGTTCCTATAAGGAAAAAAAGTCAGGTCAGATATCAAACTGTGAAGGGTTTGAAACATCAAAACACACGGTGGTTTTTGTAACAAACTCAGTCAAGCTAAAGTGAAATGTGATTGTTTATAAGGAAtattgaatataaatatttcaacCCAGAAATGGGTCAAAGAataaatgctggattgtttcaaCCCACTCTGCTAAAATaccaatagacaccatcacagataTTATATTagtttattgggaattttattggttccaattgaatatggcccaaaacacactacagttttaatggtaaaagctaatggttcccattggtattttaatagaaaccattagaattttctgtaatggttttattgtttttttattcagcagggcattgttgggtcaaatataaacatgatCTGAATTAATTTATGTcaacggctgggtttgtcccttcaCCCAACCATGAAGATGGAAAACTGATGAATCTAACGGATTGTTTGAGCTGATTGTGTAATATAAACAGTAAATATGAACTGGTAATGCTTTTGTATTGGAACTATGGATGATTTAGTGTAGGTGTGAAAATGTCAACATGATCTCATTGAAAGTTATGGTATAGTCAtacaaaatttgattaatttattcatgtccatggcacgaattCAGCTTTTCTTcctgccttgagcacgaatttctatgaacagtttttcatgtcattttatgtattgttttttttccccTATTTGTAAATAGCTCTCgcttagggttggggttagattttgCTTTTGGgtgtacatttatatattggtttctacatgattttcttccacttttaaaactatttttgcctggagttggggtaacaaagtgattctaaccccaagcgacaatggtaagaaaatagaaaaaaataagaaaacaatacatgaaatgacacgaaaagaaagtcgtgcaacggacacgaaaaactacttatagaaatttgtgcgattgacatgaaaaagacattcgcgTTCAAGGCACgataaaagctgaatttcgacacgaataaatgaatcaaattttgcgtgaccATAACAGGATTtttcgtgagatcagtctggtaGATGTTTACCTCTGGTGTAACAGGCTTGAGGAACTTTACTTCTGCAATGAAGAGTGATGTTCCTCACCATCAGAAAATCCTCCCCATAGCACTCAATATGATAGTCAGCTAGACCACACACAAATacaatatatttagtttttgcTGTAGTGTAGCAGTAAAGAACATTGTACGTATGTTTATAAATGCCTAATCTCTAATTAATGCAGAATGATATGTCGTAAAGTACTACTACAGTATTTGATATCATTGTTAAACAACAACATGTGTTTCATGTTAAGCACACTTTACAGTATTCACACCAGGAGTGTTGCTAGGGTCAGATGGGATGAGGGGCTGAGCCCCCTGAGAACATTATACCCCATGAACACAGCAAATATTTGCGTGAAAAAAACTTGTTTAGTTGTCCGTATTTTTCTTTGGTCTGTCTGTTCTTATGGtggttgtttttctttctttctttttcaccTCACTGTCATTTCTGTTGTCATTTTCCTTGTTGATTAACTCTTAGTCTACTCTGTGTCTGTTCTTTTATTGCATTCctactttatttatatttccTTTGCATTTTCTCTAAATTCTGTTGCCATGGTATTTTAACCTGGATAAATGTTAGGTTGTAATATCTTCAATGGCATTACTCTAACAAAGTTTCATTTCTCCTATAGGACTTTATTTTATTGGTTAAAGTTATTTCCTTTTTTACATACACATTGACATTGTAAGCTGTATTATATTATTGGGCTTTAAAGGTATAAACAACCTTTAAATAAGTTGTTGATTTGGCGGaacagttgttttattttttacctgATATAAGACGATGTTCAATGAGTGACTGTGTGAAGTGTGTGTTGTCAAGATTGCCACCTGCAGGCCGGAAGAGATACTGCACAGTTTAACAACGCGACACAACAACGAGCGGCTTTAACAGAATCAATCAGTTATGCGTAAAATACGCGCTGATCTACCACAAACATTTATGgaagtagaaaataataaaagcaaTTTACACAACCCCCACCCGCAACACCACTTATTCACACtgctatttgtttttttattgttatggTCGTATTATAGCctaccacggggctgttgaatgctgtattctgattagctgagaaatgttccacgggtatgcattaatttctgataaccgcacacctaacttgtcaaatgtcttaaaaataggcaccagagcaatgtttgtggtaactgtggtataagaggaataattgactccgctCCCCTGAACTATTTGAAAacaatgcacacccgcggtgcaACGACACtctgcttcgcgtcgtgccgcattgcaccttgggtgtgcactattttcttacaattcaatggcctgtctttaattattccttacttataccacatggctgttgaatgctttaatcttattggttgagaaatgttccacgggtatgcattatttttctataaacgctcacctgacctgtcaaatgtcttaaaataaccaccagagcgaTGTCTGTAATAACCGTGGTATAAACGTAAGggaacactttacttgaaggggtgttcataaaactgacatgacacgtgtcatgaacatgaaggagaccCCATCCACATTTATCACAACTGTCATtcagtgtcatttgttcaattatgtcaaatatgacattgtttgaattgtctttgttatgacaacccGACACAAACCAACACATCACAAcctgtcataaatctgtcataaacatgacatagcagaataattatcaaacttaagaaactacctagctttatgggttaacattacattaaattttcatataaatgtcattaagtgttaatattatgtaaaataaatttaaataccttcacaaaatgcaacagacacgtcaaaagattatactatctttatgtatgtgcacaatataaaaaaactgacaGAACTTGTTTTTCCTCACACAGAGGTTTTTGAAATTTtctgacagaaaaaaaactaacaaaacatttaatcaatgtagcctcttatggaacggctgaaattccacaagggggcgtatttgttcctcagacgttgcacaataaacgtgacatccgaatatattcattataaatcgtgaatgaaaagtgagatttgaacgaatgtccgttagtgaactacactatttatatcgtaattcggtcagaaacgtcaagattgtgagatgaacaaatcatTTTAGATTAAATCTTAATCGttttggacttttggggatttatgaacaatttgttttggacaatttcaccgaagcggataaagagATTTTgtaggtaagtaaatatcctaaatcggcgccgcccggttcaggtaactaacaactagattacagttttatgactgctaaaaatcatattatgctttgtgtgtgcgcttaatggaatcccgaaagtctaagcttttcaacgatgtgccgcatggcCGTATactttgaagatttaatgcttcaaagttacaatgacgtttatgcagcctcacgtggAAGGGAGgggtgtacggcacagtgtcccttatcaggttaaattaatgtaattaactgtttttgGAGTGATATTAACCCAActctgcatggcttaacccagtattgtactgttttcatttaattttaggtgaatcggtctccaaatgcaataaaatataattttatcaatgttaattattattattattattattattattgaattattGATTTTAGttgttaaacacatggaggaaacttaaaaaaacattatgaactaaagaatattcatgatgttgtgataaaactatatgacagagtattaacacgtaatgacattttaatgacaaattatatttgtatcactgtagttgaggtcaagaaaaatattcatgatgctgttataaatctatatgacagagtattaacacgtaatgacattttaatgacaaattaattttttaaaaagtggtcagttgtgttgtcttggtaatgtcaagttgtcatgacaagttacgATGCATTGGTCAATGTCAAGCCGTcacaacaaagacatctcaaacaatgtcttctttgcattaaaaatgacataattgaacagtGACACTTAAAGTGACACCTGAAGTTGTATAAAATCTTCTTCATAATCATGGCACGTGTCAAGTCAGGATTATGAATatttcatgtcagtcttatgaacaccccttcaagtaaagtgttactgagtggaataattgactccggtccccCGAATAATTTGAAATTAATGCACACCCGTGGTCCACTTTGCACCATCCCACATTATTACCTTGGTTGtgcattactttaaaataattcaacagcctgtCGTCAATCATTCCTTATGAAACATACAGTAgaatatgtacatatatatagTACTTGTGCTTTTATTCaataaattaagaaaaacaaatatgaaacAAATAAGGAAACATCTGAAGCCAGCAATAATAacaattattaataaaaaagttattcGTTATTAAAAATAGTTAATTTTAAAGTAtagttaaattaataaaaaatcatCTCCATTGGTAAAAATATAGTTTATTCTAAGCAAATATGACATTGTCTGTGAAAACCAGGCTTTCTTTGACACAACCTTactcagttaatattaaagatgaggcaaaattttcacaatatgttctttaaattatgtagaatgattttatagaaaacagtaaatcacaaaaaatgcctttagctgggtttttacagactgggtcataTATTGCATCTTTTAAGAACTGTCTGCCAAAATCAAATGAAAAGATTTGGTTAAAACAAACAAGCAGTAACTCACCTGTGCAAATAGGCAACAGCAGTAACAGAACGAACCAGACCTTCATCATTTTTACGATGTTAATTCGCTGTTATATGATCGACAACTTTGAGATGTCTGTGTGTATCTGAGCTTTAGCTTTTATATATATACTCCCTGTTGAGGACACAGGATCACGTGCTTGAAATGCTCACaaagacacgcacacacagtctgcaaaatgtaaacaaatttgATCTCGTGGGATACTTCTGGAAAGAAATGATGAAATGATTGTCCCCTGAAGGCACAGAGTCAAAGTTATAACAACACACACCAACATATTCTTTCAATGAGTCAGTATAAACTTAATAGTCAACTGTAAATAAAGTcagttatatatttttaactgcTAAATAACCAATAAAAGTCTGTCTCTAGGAACTCTTCTGTTTGCAGTTCACTTCGGTTAACTAATCTGTAAgaatcagatgttatctgtaaAAAGGTGCAACaccgtttgtttgtttgttttaagaaaaaagaagtAGGCTAAGATGAACAGTTAAAACTTTTGATTTTGAAATGTATtagttaa
This Misgurnus anguillicaudatus chromosome 11, ASM2758022v2, whole genome shotgun sequence DNA region includes the following protein-coding sequences:
- the LOC129416746 gene encoding uncharacterized protein isoform X2, which translates into the protein MMKVWFVLLLLLPICTADYHIECYGEDFLMVRNITLHCRSKVPQACYTRGTGEKGCVSLEFCERKGWKCCHENHCNA
- the LOC129416746 gene encoding uncharacterized protein isoform X1; this translates as MMKVWFVLLLLLPICTGGNLDNTHFTQSLIEHRLISADYHIECYGEDFLMVRNITLHCRSKVPQACYTRGTGEKGCVSLEFCERKGWKCCHENHCNA